In Tursiops truncatus isolate mTurTru1 chromosome 10, mTurTru1.mat.Y, whole genome shotgun sequence, the sequence ATACTCTCTCTGATTCAGGTATCTGCATAGCTGCTCCCCCACCTAAGGCATCTACTCAAATGTCACACCAAAGATACCTGGTATAAAGTAGTGCTCTTCCCCCCACTTACCCTGCTTTATTCTTATTCAAAGTGCTTATTAGTATGTGCCTAATTATATGACTCTACAGTCTAGAAGGTAAGTTCCATGAAAGCAGAGCTGGTATCTGTTTTGGTACTGATTCCCCAATGGctgaaacagtgcctggtactcagtattacttataaaatatcttgaacagggaattccctggcagtccggtggttaggacttgatgcttccgatgcagggggcacggttttgatccctggtcggggaactgagatcccgcatgccacacagcaccccccccaaaaaaaaattttttttgaacaaaCTTAAAGAAGGGACAAGACACTTCCATGATCAATGCACACTTACTGTAATAGCGATTCTCAATCAGGGGGTGGAGCTCTCCACCTAGGAAGACAAATCAGGCTAGGGGGCAGGAAGCGTGGACGGTGCAGTGTGAAACGGTCCATTAGGAGATTTTGATAACTTTCTTACCCCATAGTTCGAGAATCACTGCACCAAATGGAGTGTTTTGCAACTATTTTCCATATAGAAAAATGAGAGTGTTTACTATAAACTGTACAAAAGCAAAGTACCAAATGCCAGTGTCCAATGTAAAGACTTACCCAAAGATGGATATTTCTACTATTCCACTGAGCTGTCCAGTGAGGGATTGTAGGTTACTTTTTTAGGGGGTGGGAAAAGCATGGCTTCGGtaacaatgaaataaatttttttgtttctgtaataAATGGGGCATAATTCCTGGAACGACATTTAGAAAAGAGgctgttttctctcattttggcATATAGCTAGAGGGCACGTTAAATTACTGTGCCAAATTTACCTCTGTCTTAACCTGGAAATCTTTTATTGGTCTTTGCATGTGTTACAAGAAAAGTATGAGCCAGGGTTCCACGACCAGAAAGCAGCCACCGCTCTCATCATCTCCGGACACTAGTTTTCCGAGCGCTTTCCTCCCCATCCCTGTTGTCATCGGCTGACATGGCTTCACGTGAAGCAGTCTTTGTAATGAGCACAATTCAAGTTTTGAAGAGGGAGCCACGTCTGACTCCAAGCTTCACAGTGCACTGTCCGTATGGTCTTGGGCaggtaacctctctgagcctcatctgcgATCAATCACTCAAGACTCCTAGTTCAGGTCAGCTGCTGTATTCCTATAGTGGCTTCCCCGCCAAACTCATTAGTCAGGGGAATAGGGAGGGGACTTACTGGACGCATTCATTCGCCCGGCCTTTGTTCTGATATTCCACAATACAGCGGATCAACTGATCATTCTCCTCGAGGAGCTGAAAGATCAAAGGGTCAGTGCAGCACGACATCAGGCCGGCGGGGACAACTGCCtccttccccgcccccgccccaatGCCGGGATTTCCAGCCCCTGCGCCTCCGCTGACTTCATTCCCATCTGACAGCAAATCACCCTACGCACACCAGTCTCAGCTGCTCACTCCAGGAAGCTTCCAGCACCCGTAGCACTTCGGGATCTCTGCTAAGATCGCTCTGCCCGCATTAGCGCTCACCCGCTGGATCGTCTCCTGATTGACTTCCGCCTTGCCTCTCAGCCAGTCCGGCACGAAGGCCACCGACATCCCGGGAAGCCAGGTTGGAAGGCTGCCTCACGCTTGCAGACCGCTGCGCGTCTAGACCAGAGCTGACCAGCAGCCCTAGACGCCCTACAGCCGCAGCAAGGACCCAAGATAAGTGGGCATACGCTCTCGACGTTGATTGGGTCCTCCCACCTAGCGGGCGGGGAACAGGCGGAACGTCATTTGTGATTGGGCGCGCAAGAGCGATTCTCAGCGTCCTCCTCC encodes:
- the SS18L2 gene encoding SS18-like protein 2, translating into MSVAFVPDWLRGKAEVNQETIQRLLEENDQLIRCIVEYQNKGRANECVQYQHVLHRNLIYLATIADANPTSASKAME